From Podospora bellae-mahoneyi strain CBS 112042 chromosome 3, whole genome shotgun sequence, the proteins below share one genomic window:
- a CDS encoding hypothetical protein (EggNog:ENOG503PNK3), with translation MDGAESYVHPLLSVMSFDDEFKLRANWVNKLSSQEQSSRSPSPSSVTPSEGSSTNFCEYAASTTSSWATSAGPGTEYGFHEEEEVKPGANELPKIPPQRPETPADRLNRSLGRSHSPSLPSSLRKSFSAADREGDEADEIDEDVESDFDADESGCETARLDEEDDEQEDNSDQDYDDDEWSGENGNLESLVISAVDKDYSLAAFLIPLLHRDFNLALKSKVENWRCAASHAGAGDGAKHGSSPANTSPSQGSGSGPSRKRRRTDSDEGARDGRDKDQDEEDQKDPGGGKMGPPSTPLSGNTREPLLACPFHKRDPIKYNVHGDSGSGKKHRYRPCTGPGFKSIQRLKEHLKRTHSPVQCERCKETFNPGKGGDRAESLNKLAEHRKSEVPCPLRDASLKEGVDEVQWAMLDKQNRKKNQEVHRVEKWFEIWDVLFPEVARPESPWHEIPSSFTSGTPKDGEDYFVDLFFNILDHKIQQGDIPLPGSDPADPNSSNNRNLDLLRDRLKTVVQNTFRMYVSIRENLSPETSSSQSQSLSHGHNRQPSSTYRSTGTGSLSASLLQPPLPSTAPTSVTSGTPQQQQQSPAATYLPPGAAYGMAHSQFMPAVSPAAFTGMADDGSATAMTASPYFFHAGNNMFTPQGYWLHQVPAAANHPHAVSFPHQGHLQTAAETWLNWGHAGGDGEQ, from the exons ATGGACGGAGCCGAATCATACGTTCACCCTCTGCTGTCCGTAATGAGCTTCGATGATGAGTTCAAACTGCGCGCAAACTGGGTGAACAAATTAAGCTCACAGGAGCAGTCATCAAGATCCCCCAGTCCAAGCAGCGTCACTCCGTCAGAAGGCAGCTCGACCAACTTTTGCGAGTACGCCGCCTCCACAACAAGCAGCTGGGCGACCTCGGCCGGACCAGGGACGGAATACGGGTTtcatgaggaagaggaggtcaagCCTGGGGCCAACGA ATTGCCCAAGATTCCACCCCAACGTCCAGAAACACCAGCAGACCGGTTAAACCGATCCCTTGGTCGAAGTCACTCACCGAGTCTTCCCAGCTCTTTACGAAAATCATTCTCGGCTGCTGACAGAGAAGGCGACGAGGCAGACGAGATCGACGAAGATGTCGAGTCGGATTTCGATGCCGATGAGAGCGGGTGTGAGACAGCCCGGCtcgatgaagaggacgatgaaCAGGAGGATAATTCCGACCAGGATTATGACGATGACGAATGGAGTGGTGAAAACGGGAATCTAGAGTCTCTTGTGATCTCGGCTGTGGACAAGGACTATTCTCTGGCAGCCTTTTTGATTCCGCTGCTTCATCGCGACTTCAACTTGGCTCTCAAGAGTAAAGTGGAAAACTGGCGATGTGCAGCATCTCATGCCGGAGCTGGGGATGGAGCCAAACACGGGTCCTCCCCGGCCAATACTTCGCCGTCCCAGGGTTCCGGTTCGGGTCCGTCTCGCAAAAGGAGGCGTACAGACTCGGACGAAGGGGCGAGGGACGGCCGAGACAAGGatcaagacgaagaagaccaaAAGGACCCTGGAGGCGGCAAAATGGGacctccttccacccctctCAGCGGAAACACTCGCGAGCCGCTGCTGGCTTGTCCGTTTCACAAACGGGATCCAATCAAATACAATGTCCACGGCGATTCCGGGTCTGGCAAGAAGCATCGATACAGACCTTGTACAGGGCCAGGGTTCAAATCTATCCAGCGACTAAA GGAACATCTCAAGCGAACACATTCTCCCGTCCAATGCGAAAGATGCAAAGAAACGTTCAACCCAGGAAAGGGTGGAGACCGTGCAGAATCCCTCAACAAGCTAGCCGAGCACCGCAAGAGCGAGGTCCCCTGTCCTCTTCGGGATGCCTCTCTCAAAGAAGGAGTTGACGAAGTTCAGTGGGCCATGCTGGACAAGCAGAACCGCAAGAAGAACCAAGAGGTGCACCGGGTGGAGAAGTGGTTTGAGATTTGGGACGTTTTGTTCCCAGAGGTTGCCCGGCCAGAAAGCCCATGGCACGAGATACCCTCTTCGTTCACCTCGGGAACCCCAAAGGACGGCGAGGATTACTTTGTCGATCTCTTTTTCAACATCCTCGACCACAAGATCCAACAAGGTGACATCCCCCTACCCGGCTCTGACCCTGCCGACCCCAATTCGTCCAACAATCGCAACCTGGATCTCCTCCGGGACCGCCTCAAGACCGTCGTCCAAAATACCTTTCGGATGTACGTCTCGATACGCGAGAACCTGTCCCCAGAGACATCGTCCAGTCAAAGCCAGAGCCTCAGTCACGGCCACAACCGCCAGCCCTCATCAACCTACCGGTCAACCGGCACGGGCAGTCTCAGCGCGTCACTTCTCCAGCCGCCATTACCTTCCACCGCGCCAACTTCAGTCACCAGCGGaactcctcagcagcagcaacaaagcCCCGCGGCGACCTATCTTCCGCCGGGGGCTGCGTATGGGATGGCTCACTCCCAATTCATGCCTGCCGTGTCCCCGGCGGCATTCACGGGAATGGCAGACGACGGGTCAGCCACAGCCATGACGGCAAGCCCCTATTTCTTTCACGCGGGCAACAACATGTTTACGCCACAGGGATACTGGCTTCATCAAGTCCCGGCCGCGGCCAATCACCCGCATGCCGTGTCGTTTCCGCACCAGGGGCATCTCCAGACCGCAGCTGAGACGTGGCTGAACTGGGGACATgctggtggagatggggagcaGTGA